One genomic segment of Anser cygnoides isolate HZ-2024a breed goose chromosome 20, Taihu_goose_T2T_genome, whole genome shotgun sequence includes these proteins:
- the DOLK gene encoding dolichol kinase gives MLNKPVLVESLIVFTIVLCVHAVVWDRYSWCSVALAIQAFYVQFKWDRLLRLGGAVFQFRAAANSGLLPASMVIPLLGIAMKERCKAAGIVYFERFGIVVASTGMLVALFLSVIAVGITKPVPTNTCILTGVAGSIIIYTMKHSLTVSEVIEVLEVLLIFVYLSMILLYLLPRCFTPGEALLVLGGISFVLNQLIKRSLNVVEGRGEPIDFFLLVAVIGVILLGLFFTVLFIFMDSGTWISSMFFHMMTAVLGLGVIMPWLYRLIQRNPLFWLLQFLFQTQTRVYLLVYWTFLAASACGIVFYQNAKRSSESKKHQASTITRKYFHFIVVATYVPGLIYDRQLLYVAAVLCLAVFIFLEYIRYFRIKPFGQTLRHLLSLFLDERDSGPLILTHIYLLLGMSLPVWLFPRSCAPKGSLSGAGALVPYAGVLAVGVGDTIASVFGSTMGEIKWPGTKKTFEGTMTAIFAQIIAVALILIFDSNVNLNSSYAWILASVSLVSLLEAYTTQIDNLLLPLYLQIMFMA, from the coding sequence ATGTTAAACAAGCCTGTGCTGGTGGAATCGCTGATCGTGTTCACCATCGTGCTGTGCGTGCACGCGGTGGTGTGGGACCGCTACTCCTGGTGCTCTGTAGCTCTTGCCATCCAGGCTTTTTATGTCCAGTTCAAATGGGACCGGCTGCtgcggctggggggggccgtCTTCCAGTTCCGCGCAGCAGCGAACAGCGGCCTCCTGCCAGCTAGCATGGTCATCCCCTTGTTGGGGATAGCGATGAAGGAGAGGTGCAAGGCTGCTGGCATTGTGTACTTTGAACGTTTTGGCATAGTCGTAGCTTCCACTGGCATGTTGGTTGCTCTCTTTTTGTCTGTAATAGCGGTTGGCATCACAAAACCCGTGCCCACCAACACTTGCATACTCACTGGTGTTGCTGGCAGTATAATTATCTATACCATGAAGCACTCTTTGACTGTTTCAGAAGTGATAGAGGTCCTAGAGGTGCTGCTAATTTTTGTCTACCTCAGCATGATCTTGCTTTACTTGTTGCCTCGATGTTTTACCCCTGGAGAAGCATTGCTAGTGCTTGGAGGTATAAGTTTTGTTCTCAATCAGCTCATCAAACGCTCGCTGAATGTTGTTGAGGGCAGAGGTGAGCCCATAGACTTTTTCCTTCTGGTGGCAGTTATCGGAGTTATTCTTCTTGGGCTTTTCTTCActgttctcttcattttcatggATTCGGGTACGTGGATCTCCTCCATGTTTTTCCACATGATGACAGCAGTGCTAGGCTTAGGGGTCATCATGCCTTGGCTTTACCGACTGATCCAGAGGAACCCTTTGTTCTGGCTACTCCAGTTTTTATTTCAGACACAGACAAGAGTTTACCTTCTTGTATATTGGACCTTTTTGGCTGCTTCAGCATGTGGCATAGTTTTCTACCAGAACGCTAAGAGATCATCTGAATCTAAAAAGCACCAGGCCTCAACTATAACcaggaaatatttccatttcattgttGTAGCTACTTATGTTCCCGGACTGATTTATGACCGCCAGCTTCTCTATGTTGCTGCAGTCCTGTGTCTGGCAGTGTTCATATTCCTAGAATATATCCGGTACTTCAGGATCAAACCGTTTGGCCAAACTCTTCGGCATTTGCTGTCTCTCTTCTTGGATGAAAGAGACAGCGGACCTCTAATCTTGACTCATATTTATCTTCTTCTTGGCATGTCCCTCCCAGTGTGGTTGTTTCCTAGATCTTGTGCTCCTAAAGGCAGCTTGTCTGGGGCAGGAGCATTGGTCCCCTACGCCGGGGTGCTAGCAGTAGGGGTAGGAGACACCATTGCCTCTGTTTTTGGCAGTACCATGGGAGAAATCAAATGGCCAGGAACAAAGAAGACCTTTGAAGGCACAATGACAGCTATTTTTGCTCAGATCATTGCTGTGGCTCTTATTCTGATCTTTGACAGCAATGTGAATCTGAACTCCAGCTATGCCTGGATTCTGGCATCTGTGAGCTTAGTTTCCCTTTTGGAAGCTTATACTACCCAAATCGATAATCTGCTGTTGCCCCTCTACCTCCAGATAATGTTTATGGCTTAG